The following proteins come from a genomic window of Pyxidicoccus sp. MSG2:
- a CDS encoding vanadium-dependent haloperoxidase encodes MPQHLHTPFRGWLLSLTLGALLTGCPDEPDPIPTPEPLAWATVTQVRPEALLGISGRSATDVWAVGADRGRGPEVLHFDGTSWTEVPTGLRGDLWWVHAFKDGPVLMSGGSATVLRYENGAFTRMRTPGLARHTVYGIWGSTPENLYAVGAVSDRGGFIWHYDGTQWSEVPLPLADLPRTADGDIPGFFKVWGTGGDVYVVGAQGVAMRSRGGGAFAVLPTGTTSRLFTVHGAGGVVAVVGGENQGEILELDEAAGRFVSRAPEGTPLMQGVSLSEDGTGWATGFRGEIYRRAAGKWAQADLDNTAPVESLHAAWTDPEGGVWAVGGNVLSGGLDAGALVHGGAEIAFAPDVVTPTPPAVTCPAAAVDPKPTGTIARRWDEQLLNAIRRDIPRPTVHARNLYHVSAAMWDAWAAYDATADGVFLREKHTASDVSAARAEALSYAAYRVLAHRYTKAVGGPTSAVCFRAFMEKLGYAPDDTVATGDSPRAVGNRIGQAIISAGADDGANEQNDYKDTTGFQFVNTPLVVDTPLVTLADPSVWQPLNLAVSVTQNGIITGSGVQGYIGAHWRNVTPFALTRPAGGGLYLDPGSPPKFDAEVRTHVVDVLRKESWLGSDEMMDTSPGSLGNNSLGANDGTGRSVNPVTGQPYAQRMVRRGDFGRVLAEFWADGPKSETPPGHWNVLANSVADAPGFSRRLFGTGPELDALEWDVKVYLALNGAVHDAAIVAWEVKREFLGARPLSLIRYMGKLGQSTDPSGPAYHPDGLPLVPGLIEVITAESSAPGQRHAHLARFVGQVAVHAWRGEPGDRRNEVGGSAWIRAVEWMPYQLRTFVTPAFPGFISGHSTFSRSAAEVLTALTGSEYFPGGLGEFVAGANSYLTFERGPTTDVRLQWATYADAADQAGQSRLWGGIHLTPDDFVGRRLGSKVGLSAVARARRFFEGTEVP; translated from the coding sequence ATGCCGCAGCACCTCCACACCCCCTTCCGTGGCTGGCTCCTCTCCCTCACGCTGGGCGCACTGCTCACCGGCTGCCCCGACGAGCCCGACCCCATCCCCACACCGGAGCCCCTCGCCTGGGCCACGGTGACGCAGGTCCGCCCGGAGGCGCTGCTCGGCATCTCCGGCCGCTCGGCCACCGACGTGTGGGCCGTGGGCGCGGACCGGGGCCGCGGGCCCGAGGTGCTCCACTTCGACGGCACCTCCTGGACCGAAGTGCCCACCGGCCTGCGCGGAGACCTGTGGTGGGTGCACGCCTTCAAGGATGGCCCGGTGCTGATGTCCGGAGGCAGCGCCACCGTCCTCCGCTACGAGAATGGAGCCTTCACCCGCATGCGCACGCCGGGCCTCGCGCGCCACACCGTGTACGGCATCTGGGGCTCCACCCCGGAGAACCTGTACGCGGTGGGCGCCGTGTCCGACCGCGGCGGCTTCATCTGGCACTACGACGGCACGCAGTGGAGCGAAGTGCCGCTGCCGCTCGCCGACCTGCCGCGCACCGCCGACGGAGACATCCCCGGCTTCTTCAAGGTGTGGGGCACCGGAGGTGACGTGTACGTGGTGGGTGCGCAGGGCGTGGCGATGCGCTCGCGCGGCGGCGGCGCCTTCGCGGTGCTTCCCACCGGCACCACCAGCCGCCTCTTCACCGTGCACGGCGCGGGAGGTGTCGTCGCGGTGGTGGGAGGAGAGAACCAGGGCGAAATCCTGGAGCTGGACGAGGCCGCCGGCCGCTTCGTGAGCCGCGCCCCCGAGGGCACCCCGCTCATGCAGGGCGTCTCCCTCTCCGAGGACGGCACCGGCTGGGCCACGGGCTTCCGGGGCGAAATCTATCGGCGCGCGGCGGGGAAGTGGGCCCAGGCGGACCTCGACAACACCGCGCCCGTGGAGTCCCTGCACGCCGCGTGGACGGACCCGGAAGGTGGAGTCTGGGCCGTCGGAGGCAACGTGCTGTCGGGCGGACTAGATGCCGGCGCGCTGGTGCACGGGGGCGCGGAGATTGCGTTCGCGCCCGACGTCGTGACGCCGACACCCCCGGCGGTGACGTGTCCCGCTGCGGCGGTGGACCCGAAGCCGACGGGCACCATCGCCCGCCGCTGGGATGAGCAGCTCCTCAATGCCATCCGTCGCGACATCCCGCGTCCGACGGTGCACGCGCGCAACCTGTACCACGTGTCCGCGGCCATGTGGGACGCGTGGGCCGCGTACGACGCGACGGCGGACGGCGTCTTCCTGCGCGAGAAGCACACCGCCAGCGACGTGTCAGCCGCGCGCGCGGAGGCCCTCAGCTACGCGGCGTACCGTGTCCTCGCGCACCGCTACACGAAGGCCGTCGGCGGGCCCACCTCCGCGGTGTGCTTCCGCGCCTTCATGGAGAAGCTCGGCTACGCGCCGGACGACACCGTGGCGACGGGCGACAGTCCGCGCGCCGTGGGCAACCGCATCGGCCAGGCCATCATCAGCGCGGGCGCGGACGACGGGGCCAACGAGCAGAACGACTACAAGGACACCACGGGCTTCCAGTTCGTGAACACGCCGCTGGTGGTGGACACGCCGCTGGTGACGCTGGCGGACCCGTCCGTATGGCAGCCGCTCAACCTGGCGGTGTCCGTCACGCAGAACGGCATCATCACCGGCTCCGGGGTGCAGGGGTACATCGGCGCGCACTGGAGGAACGTGACGCCGTTCGCCCTGACGCGGCCGGCGGGCGGCGGGCTGTACCTGGACCCGGGCAGTCCGCCGAAGTTCGACGCGGAGGTGCGCACGCACGTGGTGGACGTGCTGCGCAAGGAGAGCTGGCTGGGCAGTGACGAGATGATGGACACGTCGCCCGGCTCGCTCGGCAACAACAGCCTGGGCGCGAATGACGGCACCGGCCGCTCGGTGAATCCCGTCACCGGCCAGCCCTATGCACAGCGGATGGTGCGGCGCGGAGACTTCGGCCGCGTGCTGGCGGAGTTCTGGGCGGACGGCCCGAAGTCGGAGACGCCGCCGGGGCACTGGAACGTGCTCGCCAACAGCGTGGCGGACGCGCCCGGCTTCTCGCGGCGCCTGTTCGGCACGGGCCCCGAACTGGACGCGCTGGAGTGGGACGTGAAGGTGTACCTCGCGCTCAACGGCGCGGTGCACGATGCGGCCATCGTCGCGTGGGAGGTGAAGCGCGAGTTCCTCGGCGCGCGGCCGCTCTCGCTCATCCGGTACATGGGGAAGCTGGGCCAGTCCACGGACCCGAGCGGCCCGGCGTACCACCCGGACGGCCTGCCGCTGGTGCCGGGGCTCATCGAGGTCATCACCGCGGAGAGCTCCGCGCCGGGCCAGCGGCACGCGCACCTGGCGCGCTTCGTGGGGCAGGTGGCGGTGCACGCGTGGCGGGGCGAACCGGGAGACCGCCGCAACGAGGTGGGTGGCTCGGCGTGGATTCGTGCGGTGGAGTGGATGCCCTACCAGCTGCGCACCTTTGTGACGCCGGCCTTCCCGGGCTTCATCTCCGGGCACAGCACCTTCAGCCGCTCCGCCGCCGAGGTGCTCACCGCGCTCACCGGCAGCGAGTACTTCCCAGGAGGCCTCGGCGAGTTCGTCGCGGGCGCCAACAGCTACCTCACCTTCGAGCGCGGCCCCACCACCGACGTGCGCCTGCAGTGGGCCACCTATGCCGACGCCGCGGACCAGGCGGGACAGTCCCGGCTGTGGGGCGGCATCCACCTCACCCCGGATGACTTCGTGGGCCGGAGGCTCGGCAGCAAGGTGGGCCTGTCCGCCGTGGCCCGCGCCCGGCGCTTCTTCGAGGGCACCGAGGTCCCCTGA
- a CDS encoding PaaI family thioesterase, producing MSDTTPTAPLADLVRQVRKTREYRQLTDAIPYTRYMGIGVENLAGEMLCRMAYTPKLIGNSLLPALHGGSLGALLESASVFELLLQTDTERVPKVISLTVDFLRSGKPQDTFAKALITRQGRRVANVRVEAWQDDRTRPIASAHALFLLAEP from the coding sequence ATGAGCGACACGACGCCCACCGCTCCCCTCGCAGACCTCGTGCGACAGGTGCGCAAGACGCGCGAGTACCGGCAGCTCACCGACGCGATTCCCTACACGCGGTACATGGGCATCGGCGTGGAGAACCTCGCCGGAGAGATGCTCTGCCGCATGGCCTACACGCCCAAGCTCATCGGCAACAGCCTGCTGCCCGCCCTGCACGGCGGCTCGCTGGGCGCGCTGCTGGAGTCCGCCTCCGTCTTCGAGTTGCTCCTCCAGACGGACACCGAGCGCGTGCCCAAGGTCATCTCGCTCACCGTGGACTTCCTGCGCTCGGGCAAGCCGCAGGACACCTTCGCCAAGGCGCTGATTACGCGCCAGGGCCGGCGCGTCGCCAACGTGCGCGTCGAGGCCTGGCAGGATGACCGCACCCGCCCCATCGCCAGCGCCCACGCGCTGTTCCTGCTCGCCGAGCCCTGA
- a CDS encoding SDR family oxidoreductase, whose product MGYRSLFAPGCFKDRNVIVTGGGSGIGRCTAHELASLGAHVVLVGRKQDKLEAVAAELREDGGECSLEVVDIRNEDGVKETVGRIVAARGRIHGLVNNAGGQFPSPLAAISKKGFEAVVSTNLTGGFLMAREVYLQSMSSHGGAIVNMLADFWGGMPGMGHSGAARAGMLNLTETAAVEWAASGVRVNAVAPGWVMSSGMDSYQDEGVKALIPLLKKEVPLQRLASESEVSAAIVFLLTDAAAFITGDVIKIDGGASCNTKIYPLEETSASKSYEGFHRAQAPRILGGEPKK is encoded by the coding sequence ATGGGTTACCGCTCTCTCTTCGCGCCGGGCTGCTTCAAGGACCGCAACGTCATCGTGACGGGCGGCGGCAGTGGCATCGGCCGCTGCACCGCGCATGAATTGGCATCGCTGGGCGCGCACGTCGTCCTCGTCGGCCGCAAGCAGGACAAGCTGGAGGCCGTCGCCGCGGAGCTTCGCGAGGACGGCGGCGAGTGCTCGCTGGAGGTGGTCGACATCCGCAACGAGGACGGCGTGAAGGAGACTGTGGGCCGCATCGTCGCGGCGCGCGGGCGCATCCACGGCCTGGTCAACAACGCGGGCGGGCAGTTCCCCTCGCCGCTGGCGGCCATCTCGAAGAAGGGCTTCGAGGCGGTGGTGTCCACCAACCTCACGGGCGGCTTCCTCATGGCGCGCGAGGTGTACCTCCAGTCGATGAGCAGCCACGGCGGCGCCATCGTCAACATGCTCGCGGACTTCTGGGGCGGCATGCCGGGCATGGGGCACTCGGGCGCGGCACGCGCGGGCATGCTCAACCTCACGGAGACCGCCGCCGTCGAGTGGGCCGCGTCCGGCGTGCGCGTCAACGCCGTGGCCCCCGGGTGGGTGATGTCCAGCGGCATGGACAGCTACCAGGACGAGGGCGTCAAGGCGCTCATCCCCCTGCTCAAGAAGGAAGTCCCCCTGCAGCGGCTCGCCAGCGAGTCCGAGGTGAGCGCCGCCATCGTCTTCCTGCTCACCGACGCCGCCGCGTTCATCACCGGCGACGTCATCAAGATTGACGGTGGGGCCTCGTGCAACACGAAGATCTACCCCCTCGAGGAGACCTCCGCCTCCAAGTCCTACGAGGGCTTCCACCGCGCGCAGGCGCCGCGCATCCTCGGTGGAGAGCCCAAGAAGTAG
- a CDS encoding macro domain-containing protein — MPVHIVEGDLLDQPVEAIVNAWNRNIIPWWLLLPQGVSGAIKRKAGLGPFRELGRVGPMPLGTAVVTSAGRLPYKAIIHVAGINMLWRASQRSIQDSVRNALARAREHNLRSLAFPLIGSGSGSFNEERALELMRHVLDAEAGDLEVRVVRFRPA; from the coding sequence ATGCCCGTCCACATCGTCGAAGGAGACCTGCTCGACCAGCCGGTGGAAGCCATCGTCAACGCCTGGAACCGGAACATCATCCCCTGGTGGCTGCTGTTGCCGCAGGGAGTCTCCGGCGCCATCAAGCGCAAGGCGGGGCTCGGCCCGTTCCGCGAGCTCGGCCGCGTGGGGCCGATGCCGCTCGGCACGGCGGTGGTGACCTCCGCCGGCCGGCTTCCCTACAAGGCCATCATCCACGTCGCCGGCATCAACATGCTCTGGAGGGCATCGCAACGTTCCATCCAGGACTCCGTGCGCAACGCCCTGGCCAGGGCCCGTGAGCACAACCTGCGCTCCCTCGCCTTCCCCCTCATCGGCTCTGGCTCAGGCAGCTTCAACGAGGAGCGCGCCCTGGAGTTGATGCGCCACGTCCTGGACGCCGAGGCCGGCGACCTGGAGGTGCGGGTGGTTCGCTTCCGCCCCGCCTGA
- a CDS encoding TetR/AcrR family transcriptional regulator, whose amino-acid sequence MSDSSGATGRQEQERSRVTRQRLMQAAIGALCELGWAGATMTVIAERAGVSRGACQHHFPTRADLVAAAVEYVGQQQVEEALRRSAVLPADERRTEAILHMLADIYTSPLFIAAVQLWVAAAADPELRAQLTPLEARTGREVHRLTVKLLEVDDKDSEVRELVQASLDLVRGLALANLLRDDSARRKKVLHRWARTLDAALGARRSRRD is encoded by the coding sequence GTGAGTGACTCATCCGGCGCGACGGGCAGGCAGGAGCAGGAGCGCAGCCGCGTCACGCGCCAGCGGCTGATGCAGGCGGCGATTGGCGCCCTCTGTGAGCTGGGGTGGGCGGGCGCCACCATGACCGTCATCGCCGAGCGCGCGGGCGTGTCTCGCGGCGCGTGCCAGCACCACTTCCCCACCCGCGCGGACCTGGTAGCGGCGGCGGTGGAGTACGTCGGACAGCAGCAGGTGGAAGAGGCCCTGCGCCGGTCCGCCGTGCTCCCGGCGGACGAGCGGCGCACGGAGGCCATCCTCCACATGCTCGCGGACATCTACACGAGCCCCCTGTTCATCGCCGCCGTGCAGCTCTGGGTCGCCGCCGCAGCGGACCCGGAGTTGCGCGCGCAGCTCACGCCCCTGGAGGCGCGCACCGGCCGCGAGGTGCACCGGCTCACGGTGAAGCTGCTCGAGGTGGATGACAAGGACTCGGAGGTGCGCGAATTGGTGCAGGCCTCGCTGGACCTCGTTCGCGGGCTCGCGCTGGCGAACCTCCTTCGCGATGACAGCGCCCGGCGGAAGAAGGTGCTCCACCGGTGGGCTCGCACGCTCGATGCGGCGCTCGGCGCCCGGCGCTCACGCAGGGACTGA
- a CDS encoding PaaI family thioesterase has protein sequence MSDFTLPDDKAARLERCSVFYTDVVPHNHALGLKLVDIGPAEATVELPYADFLVGNPETGVLAGGAVTTLIDATCGSAVFLKLGRFAPLVTLDLRIDYLRPARPGSTLTCVAECYRMTRQVAFVRALVHQGDKSNPVASSQGTFMKLEE, from the coding sequence ATGTCGGACTTCACGCTTCCCGATGACAAGGCGGCGCGGCTGGAGCGCTGCTCCGTTTTCTACACGGACGTCGTTCCGCACAACCACGCGCTCGGCCTGAAGCTGGTGGACATCGGTCCCGCCGAGGCCACCGTCGAGCTGCCCTATGCGGACTTCCTCGTCGGCAACCCGGAGACGGGCGTGCTCGCCGGCGGTGCCGTGACGACGCTCATCGACGCGACCTGCGGCTCGGCCGTGTTCCTGAAGCTGGGACGCTTCGCGCCGCTCGTCACGCTGGATTTGCGCATCGACTACCTGCGCCCCGCGCGCCCCGGCAGCACCCTCACCTGCGTGGCCGAGTGCTACCGCATGACGCGGCAGGTGGCCTTCGTCCGCGCGCTCGTGCACCAGGGCGACAAGAGCAATCCGGTGGCCTCTTCGCAGGGCACCTTCATGAAGCTGGAGGAGTGA
- a CDS encoding amidohydrolase family protein, whose translation MKRLTSALCAALLLPGALLAAQPTTTPQAKQDQPPPPEQKQKDDAAREAARAAEVDGGTPATADAAKDAAKEDKDKDAWKVDAPGFPATQVSIDVTEGTWMNVDVSPAGDALVFDLLGDIYELPIGGGEAKALSSGVAWDMQPRYSPDGKSIAFTSDRGGGDNIWVMKRDGSNAQAVTQEKFRLLNSPAWSPDGQFIVARKHFTARRSLGAGEAWMYHRSGGEGVQLTERANDQKDLGEPAFSHDGRYVYFSQDVTPGKTFEYNKDPNGEIYAIQRLDLETKEIDPFVSGPGGSIRPTPSRDGKQLAFIRRVRNQSVLYVTDVASGAERPLYYGLDRDMQETWAIHGVYPTMAWTRDNQSIVFWAGGKLQRIEVASKKVTPIPFHVKDTRTIFQAVRSPQQVAPEQFEAKMLRWVQVSPRGDRVVYQALGKLYVRELPNGTPKRVTKQEDHLEFFPSFSRDGKSIVYTTWDDEKLGSIRMVSATGGEGKVLTTKPGYYVEPALSPDGKSLVYRASGDGYLMPGQWSRETGLFVMPAAGGVAKRLVRDGEQPHFGARSDRVYFLNVESKEKEDVRSLKSISLVGGEERTHLTSAEATEYRVSPDEQWVAFRENFNAFITPFPRGAKSAAVGPEAKALPVARVTKDAGEYLHWSGDGKRLHWALGPELFTRELKDSFRFMDGAPEKLPAAPEKGVDISFVAKTDVPEGTLAFVGGRVITMKGDEVIENGVVVVRGNRIVAVGPAGKVQVPAGAKVVDVKGKTLMPGLIDVHWHGAMGVDGLMPEQSWVHAASLAFGVTTLHDPSNSSEQVFAASELGKTGALLAPRIFSTGTILYGAAGAGYRAPIETLDDARSHMRRMKAIGAFSVKSYNQPRRDQRQKVLQAARELGMLVVPEGGSLLNHNLTMVVDGHTGVEHAIPVARIYADVKQLWGKSSTGYTPTLGVAYGGNWGENYWYQTTNVWEDERLLSFVPRRVVDSRSRRRMEVPEDELNHFNAAKVARELNDSGVSIQLGAHGQREGLAAHWELAMMGQGGMKPLQALRAGTLSGAKYLGLDKEVGSLEEGKLADLIVLDKNPLESIQNSRTVRYTMVNGHLYDAATLNEVGTRQRQRAKFFFEKDGNEGWSPKATAHTVTHECD comes from the coding sequence GTGAAACGACTGACCTCCGCCCTCTGCGCCGCGCTGCTGCTTCCCGGCGCGCTGCTGGCCGCGCAGCCCACGACGACGCCCCAGGCGAAGCAGGACCAACCCCCGCCGCCGGAGCAGAAGCAGAAGGATGACGCCGCGCGTGAGGCTGCCCGCGCCGCCGAGGTGGACGGAGGCACTCCCGCCACCGCCGACGCCGCGAAGGACGCGGCGAAGGAGGACAAGGACAAGGACGCGTGGAAGGTGGACGCGCCGGGCTTCCCCGCCACCCAGGTGAGCATCGACGTCACCGAGGGCACGTGGATGAACGTGGACGTCAGCCCGGCCGGGGACGCGCTGGTCTTCGACCTGCTGGGCGACATCTACGAGCTGCCCATCGGCGGCGGCGAGGCGAAGGCGCTGTCTTCCGGCGTCGCCTGGGACATGCAGCCGCGCTACAGCCCGGACGGGAAGTCCATTGCCTTCACGAGCGACCGCGGCGGCGGCGACAACATCTGGGTGATGAAGCGGGACGGCTCGAATGCGCAGGCGGTGACGCAGGAGAAGTTCCGCCTGCTCAACAGCCCCGCGTGGAGTCCGGACGGGCAGTTCATCGTCGCGCGCAAGCACTTCACGGCGCGCCGCTCGCTGGGCGCGGGCGAGGCGTGGATGTACCACCGCTCCGGCGGTGAGGGCGTGCAGCTCACCGAGCGCGCGAACGACCAGAAGGACCTGGGCGAGCCCGCGTTCTCCCACGACGGCCGCTACGTCTACTTCAGCCAGGACGTCACGCCGGGGAAGACGTTCGAGTACAACAAGGACCCGAACGGCGAAATCTACGCCATCCAGCGGCTGGATTTGGAGACGAAGGAAATCGACCCCTTCGTCTCGGGCCCGGGCGGCTCGATTCGGCCCACGCCGTCGCGAGACGGCAAGCAGCTCGCGTTCATCCGCCGCGTGCGCAACCAGAGCGTCCTCTACGTCACCGACGTCGCGTCGGGTGCGGAGCGCCCGCTGTACTACGGGCTCGACCGCGACATGCAGGAGACGTGGGCCATCCACGGCGTGTACCCGACGATGGCGTGGACGCGGGACAACCAGTCGATTGTCTTCTGGGCGGGCGGCAAGCTGCAGCGAATCGAAGTGGCGTCAAAGAAGGTGACGCCCATTCCCTTCCACGTGAAGGACACGCGCACGATTTTCCAGGCGGTGCGCTCGCCGCAGCAGGTGGCGCCCGAGCAGTTCGAGGCGAAGATGCTGCGCTGGGTGCAGGTGTCGCCGCGCGGGGACCGCGTGGTGTACCAGGCGCTCGGGAAGCTCTACGTGCGCGAGCTGCCCAACGGCACGCCGAAGCGGGTGACGAAGCAGGAGGACCACCTGGAGTTCTTCCCGTCGTTCTCCCGAGACGGGAAGTCCATCGTCTACACGACGTGGGACGACGAGAAGCTGGGCAGCATCCGCATGGTGTCCGCGACGGGCGGCGAGGGGAAGGTGCTGACGACGAAGCCGGGCTACTACGTGGAGCCCGCGCTCAGCCCGGACGGGAAGTCGCTGGTGTATCGCGCGTCGGGTGACGGCTACCTGATGCCCGGGCAGTGGAGCCGCGAGACGGGCCTGTTCGTGATGCCGGCGGCGGGTGGCGTGGCGAAGCGGCTGGTGCGGGACGGAGAGCAGCCGCACTTCGGCGCGCGCTCGGACCGCGTGTACTTCCTGAACGTGGAGTCGAAGGAGAAGGAGGACGTGCGCTCGCTGAAGAGCATCAGCCTGGTCGGCGGGGAGGAGCGCACGCACCTGACGAGCGCGGAGGCGACGGAGTACCGGGTGTCTCCGGACGAGCAGTGGGTGGCGTTCCGGGAGAACTTCAACGCGTTCATCACGCCGTTCCCGCGTGGAGCGAAGTCGGCGGCGGTGGGGCCCGAGGCGAAGGCGCTGCCGGTGGCGCGGGTGACGAAGGACGCGGGCGAGTACCTGCACTGGAGCGGCGACGGCAAGCGCCTGCATTGGGCGCTGGGGCCCGAGCTCTTCACGCGCGAGCTGAAGGACAGCTTCCGCTTCATGGACGGCGCGCCGGAGAAGCTGCCCGCGGCGCCGGAGAAGGGCGTGGACATCTCCTTCGTGGCGAAGACGGACGTGCCAGAGGGCACGCTGGCCTTCGTCGGTGGGCGCGTCATCACGATGAAGGGTGACGAGGTCATCGAGAATGGCGTGGTGGTGGTGCGGGGCAACCGCATCGTCGCGGTGGGACCGGCGGGGAAGGTGCAGGTGCCGGCGGGGGCGAAGGTGGTGGACGTGAAGGGCAAGACGTTGATGCCGGGGCTCATCGACGTGCACTGGCACGGGGCCATGGGCGTGGACGGGCTGATGCCGGAGCAGAGCTGGGTGCATGCGGCGTCGCTGGCGTTTGGTGTGACGACGCTGCACGACCCGTCGAACTCGTCGGAGCAGGTGTTCGCGGCGAGCGAGCTGGGGAAGACGGGGGCGCTGCTGGCGCCGCGCATCTTCTCCACGGGGACGATTCTGTATGGCGCGGCGGGGGCGGGCTACCGCGCGCCGATTGAGACGTTGGACGACGCGCGCTCGCACATGCGGCGGATGAAGGCCATCGGGGCGTTCAGCGTGAAGAGCTACAACCAGCCGCGGAGAGACCAGCGGCAGAAGGTGCTCCAGGCGGCGCGGGAGCTGGGGATGCTGGTGGTGCCGGAGGGTGGCTCGCTGCTGAACCACAACCTGACGATGGTGGTGGACGGGCACACGGGCGTGGAGCACGCGATTCCGGTGGCGCGCATCTACGCGGACGTGAAGCAGCTCTGGGGGAAGAGCAGCACGGGCTACACGCCGACGCTGGGCGTGGCGTACGGCGGCAACTGGGGTGAGAACTACTGGTACCAGACGACGAACGTCTGGGAGGACGAGCGGCTGCTGTCGTTCGTGCCCAGGCGTGTGGTGGACAGCCGGAGCCGTCGGCGCATGGAGGTGCCGGAGGACGAGCTCAACCACTTCAACGCGGCGAAGGTGGCGCGGGAGCTGAATGATTCGGGCGTGAGCATCCAGCTCGGAGCGCACGGCCAGCGCGAGGGCCTGGCGGCGCACTGGGAGCTGGCGATGATGGGCCAGGGCGGGATGAAGCCGCTGCAGGCGCTGCGCGCGGGGACGCTGAGTGGCGCGAAGTACCTGGGGCTGGACAAGGAAGTGGGCTCGCTGGAGGAGGGGAAGCTGGCGGACCTCATCGTCCTGGACAAGAACCCGCTGGAGTCCATCCAGAACAGCCGCACGGTGCGCTACACGATGGTGAACGGGCACCTGTACGACGCGGCCACGCTGAACGAGGTGGGGACGCGACAGCGCCAGCGCGCGAAGTTCTTCTTCGAGAAGGACGGGAACGAAGGCTGGAGCCCGAAGGCCACGGCACACACCGTGACGCACGAGTGCGACTGA
- a CDS encoding DUF4142 domain-containing protein → MKRWMGWMLMGSLAMGGAAIAQDAPGQKQPSEDRSGQKESGAQNGTDDTQGMFRMGEADAIDQGADVTDTTGGMQGTGGSGQQAQPAKPDAAGAKLMDEGLLPIPTTEQAYLEMLHHGNQKEVRLGQLAQQKGTSQGVKDFGARLVKDHQAADQKLLTYAQKKNLQLGEPKADDDFTKTMKNASEADLAKLQSLQGPAFDRAFLASMVGGHDANIAKVMAGQKQFASNAELKGLLDGLLPTMKAHRDEAYRLLGQEKPRQARTPPQTR, encoded by the coding sequence ATGAAGCGATGGATGGGTTGGATGCTGATGGGCTCGCTGGCGATGGGAGGGGCGGCCATCGCGCAGGACGCGCCGGGGCAGAAGCAGCCCTCGGAGGACCGCAGCGGGCAGAAGGAGAGCGGAGCGCAGAACGGGACGGATGACACCCAGGGCATGTTCCGCATGGGCGAGGCCGACGCCATCGACCAGGGCGCGGATGTGACTGACACGACCGGAGGCATGCAGGGCACGGGGGGCTCCGGCCAGCAGGCCCAGCCCGCGAAGCCGGATGCGGCCGGCGCGAAGTTGATGGACGAAGGGCTGCTGCCCATCCCCACCACTGAGCAGGCCTATCTGGAGATGCTGCACCACGGAAACCAGAAGGAGGTGCGGCTCGGCCAGCTCGCGCAACAGAAGGGCACGTCGCAGGGCGTGAAGGACTTCGGCGCGCGGCTGGTGAAGGACCACCAGGCCGCGGACCAGAAGCTCCTGACGTACGCGCAGAAGAAGAACCTCCAGCTCGGTGAGCCGAAGGCGGACGACGACTTCACGAAGACGATGAAGAACGCCAGCGAGGCCGACCTGGCGAAGCTCCAGTCCCTCCAGGGTCCCGCCTTCGACCGCGCCTTCCTGGCCAGCATGGTGGGCGGCCATGACGCCAACATCGCCAAGGTGATGGCCGGACAGAAGCAGTTCGCCAGCAACGCCGAGCTGAAGGGACTGCTCGACGGACTGCTGCCCACGATGAAGGCGCACCGTGACGAGGCGTACCGCCTGCTCGGCCAGGAGAAGCCGCGCCAGGCCCGCACGCCGCCGCAGACCCGCTGA